In Candidatus Nitrosarchaeum limnium SFB1, the following proteins share a genomic window:
- a CDS encoding hypothetical protein (hypothetical protein Nmar_1196): MYNWEYGAETGGHSYLNLILFVSSASVAVLMFLIFYPQIEAINRESPILINIMFFPAAAIGFLYGVRITERAVKPSEIRSPLKRSIVKVFLFFFVIGGMFSSVNLALNGGSVVPTSNILDVGLIPWLNEYVTANGGATFLILTSIALMAGATKRIVGMNSGFTNRLVTCVGTFVFFTMLILSFVHATPTSSGVFLYTFYQAGIVGGALYAMNNLTKNANMMEDFANGY; the protein is encoded by the coding sequence ATGTACAATTGGGAATATGGTGCTGAGACTGGTGGACACTCGTATCTAAATTTGATATTGTTTGTATCTTCGGCATCTGTAGCCGTTCTCATGTTTTTGATATTTTATCCTCAAATTGAGGCAATTAACCGTGAATCTCCGATTTTAATTAATATCATGTTTTTCCCTGCAGCTGCAATAGGGTTTCTGTATGGTGTTAGAATTACTGAACGGGCTGTTAAACCAAGCGAGATTCGCAGCCCTCTTAAAAGATCCATAGTGAAAGTATTCCTGTTCTTTTTTGTAATAGGTGGGATGTTTAGCTCTGTAAACCTTGCACTAAATGGTGGTAGTGTTGTTCCAACATCCAATATTTTGGATGTCGGTCTAATACCTTGGTTAAACGAATATGTCACTGCAAACGGTGGTGCAACCTTTTTGATTCTTACAAGCATTGCCCTAATGGCAGGAGCAACAAAAAGAATTGTTGGAATGAATTCTGGATTTACAAATAGATTAGTTACCTGTGTTGGAACTTTTGTCTTCTTTACAATGCTTATTCTCAGCTTTGTACACGCTACTCCTACTTCATCAGGTGTTTTCTTGTATACTTTTTACCAAGCTGGAATTGTAGGTGGCGCGTTATATGCAATGAACAATCTTACCAAAAATGCTAACATGATGGAAGATTTTGCAAACGGATATTGA
- a CDS encoding AsnC family transcription regulator has protein sequence MEKAYMLISCDVGEEHYVYSKLQKIPEIKDCIITYGSYDIVAKFETNTLDEMNQAILSKIRRLEKIRSTITLRVTD, from the coding sequence ATGGAAAAAGCATACATGCTGATCAGTTGTGATGTTGGAGAAGAACATTATGTCTATTCAAAGTTACAAAAGATTCCAGAGATTAAAGACTGTATTATCACTTATGGTAGTTATGATATTGTTGCAAAATTTGAAACTAATACACTAGATGAAATGAATCAAGCCATATTATCTAAAATAAGAAGATTGGAAAAAATTCGTAGTACCATAACGCTTCGTGTTACTGACTAG
- a CDS encoding tRNA pseudouridine synthase D TruD — MIPEIDSQIGISVFSTTFNGIGGQIRSEAEDFQVSEIISDKSLKSITTQDGYAVYKLKKRKIDTNHTLSDIFRKTGIRLKALGLKDAFAVTEQFVCSDSRGKSIENYSSDKYSIEKIGYVKKPLSKKDMIANHFNIKISDCEDRLSEFVDYQKILNFYGYQRFGSKRPVTHLIGQALLRRDFKKAVELIVSFTSKYDSKENTEIREKLVDKSNYKKYLNQVPHQMDIERIVLQEMIDHDDAQKAIHAVPLNLRRFYVQAYQSYLFNQTLSAAFTDGEDLFTAQTGDVCYDLHGILGKFIKGLDQHLALPFVGYSYYKKTRFDFQISKILQAEEITPKDFFIKEMQEISSEGGFRQTAIQCTDYSAKNNTVEFSLSRGSFATIILREIMKPDDPILAGF; from the coding sequence GTGATACCTGAAATCGATTCTCAAATAGGAATCTCTGTTTTTAGTACAACGTTTAACGGAATTGGGGGACAAATAAGATCTGAAGCTGAAGACTTTCAAGTATCTGAGATCATCTCTGATAAATCACTCAAGTCCATCACCACACAAGACGGATATGCTGTTTACAAATTAAAAAAGAGAAAAATAGATACCAACCATACACTCTCTGATATTTTTAGAAAAACAGGAATTCGACTTAAAGCACTGGGACTCAAAGATGCTTTTGCAGTAACGGAACAATTTGTTTGCTCTGACAGTAGAGGTAAATCAATTGAAAATTATTCTTCAGACAAATATTCTATTGAAAAAATAGGATATGTGAAAAAACCTCTGTCCAAAAAAGACATGATTGCAAATCATTTCAACATAAAAATTTCTGATTGCGAAGATAGGCTGTCTGAGTTTGTTGACTATCAAAAAATTCTAAATTTTTATGGTTATCAGAGATTTGGCTCTAAAAGACCCGTTACACATCTAATAGGACAGGCTCTTTTACGACGTGATTTCAAAAAGGCAGTCGAGTTAATCGTTTCATTTACCTCCAAGTATGACTCTAAAGAAAACACAGAGATTAGAGAAAAACTAGTAGATAAATCAAATTACAAAAAATATCTCAATCAAGTTCCGCATCAGATGGACATTGAAAGAATAGTACTACAAGAAATGATTGATCATGATGATGCACAAAAAGCAATACACGCTGTACCTCTCAATTTAAGGCGATTTTATGTCCAGGCATATCAGTCATATCTTTTCAATCAAACTTTGAGTGCTGCATTTACTGACGGTGAAGATCTCTTCACTGCTCAAACAGGTGATGTCTGCTACGATCTTCATGGGATATTGGGAAAATTTATCAAAGGTTTAGATCAACATCTGGCATTACCTTTTGTAGGATATTCGTATTACAAAAAAACTAGATTTGATTTTCAAATTTCAAAAATTCTTCAAGCCGAAGAGATAACACCGAAAGATTTTTTCATAAAAGAGATGCAAGAGATCAGCAGTGAAGGGGGGTTCAGACAAACTGCAATACAATGCACTGACTACTCTGCAAAAAACAATACCGTGGAATTTTCTCTGTCTAGAGGATCGTTTGCAACCATTATACTGCGTGAAATTATGAAACCTGACGATCCAATTCTTGCAGGATTTTAA